A genomic region of Raphanus sativus cultivar WK10039 chromosome 6, ASM80110v3, whole genome shotgun sequence contains the following coding sequences:
- the LOC108806260 gene encoding uncharacterized protein LOC108806260, with amino-acid sequence MASTYHVRSSSLPARLHSNGCLNHIQQLLNKLPTDNNSSLSFLSELYDSVSHLFNDSPASLLLPHHSFFTHLLDLSLVHLDLCSKLRDITCRIKDCLRDLRSAFRRRTHGGDSTIQCHVKAFIRSRRLIHKDLAKLLSLLKQTEHSSSEANHPFITLLRQVCSQTCHSFRTVLLSLSSPVPKPMPSKWSSVTKLMIKNVTNKNAQVQTNEFQMMDDELQRLSLAKEINKERIKSLVTTLENVDVAVEELEASLESLYRRMIQARVSILNTLSTHI; translated from the coding sequence ATGGCTTCCACCTACCACGTTCGATCTAGTAGCTTACCAGCTCGGTTACACTCAAATGGTTGTCTCAACCATATTCAGCAACTCCTCAACAAGCTTCCTACAGATAATAACAGTAGCCTATCGTTTCTCTCAGAGCTCTATGACTCTGTTTCTCATCTATTCAATGACTCGCCAGCTTCATTACTACTCCCTCATCACTCCTTTTTCACCCATCTTCTTGATCTTTCTCTTGTACACCTTGACTTGTGCTCCAAGCTAAGAGACATCACTTGCCGCATCAAGGATTGCCTCCGAGACCTCCGCTCTGCTTTCAGAAGGAGGACACACGGTGGAGATTCCACGATCCAGTGCCACGTCAAAGCCTTTATCCGCTCTCGGAGATTGATTCACAAGGATCTTGCTAAGCTACTCTCGTTGCTCAAACAAACCGAACATTCCTCTTCCGAAGCAAATCATCCTTTCATCACACTGCTCCGACAAGTTTGTTCACAAACATGTCACTCCTTTAGGACTGTCCTGTTGTCCTTATCCTCACCTGTACCAAAGCCCATGCCTTCCAAATGGTCTTCAGTCACCAAACTGATGATCAAGAACGTTACGAATAAAAACGCTCAAGTTCAGACAAACGAGTTCCAAATGATGGACGATGAGCTACAAAGACTCTCCTTGGCCAAAGAGATAAACAAGGAACGAATCAAATCTCTGGTCACAACCTTGGAAAACGTAGATGTTGCGGTTGAAGAACTAGAGGCGTCGCTTGAAAGCTTATACAGgcgtatgatccaagcaagagtcTCAATTTTGAACACACTCTCTACACATATATGA
- the LOC108806259 gene encoding protein S-acyltransferase 10 isoform X2, with translation MGVCCPILRPWDRTRDSYLLSIPCLSDPVKRSSLLMKLGLVAIHLVFIGFLFVCDADFIDKTKRDPWYTASYLLLFSLTLLQYFVTSGSSPGYVIDAMREVCGNDAIYRNAPTTSIKNGSFVINVEGESASGGGGSSRKTPTSSWAKMVLDLYPPGTSLRNLTCGYCHVEQPPRAKHCHDCDRCVLQFDHHCVWLGTCVGQKNHCKFWWYICEESALCIWTLIMYIDYLSNVAKPWWKNAIIILLLAVLVISMIFVLLLLLFHSYLILTNQSTYELVRRKRIPYMRNIPERVHPFSRGIKRNLHNVCCGNDTLDSLPTAFELEDKARPYTCLDMLKCRCC, from the exons ATGGGCGTGTGCTGTCCTATTCTCCGACCCTGGGATCGAACCCGAGACAGCTATCTCCTTAGCATCCCTTGTCTCTCTGATCCTG tgAAAAGATCTTCTCTGTTAATGAAACTGGGACTAGTAGCTATACACCTCGTCTTCATCGGCTTCCTCTTCGTTTGCGATGCTGACTTCATCGACAAAACTAAGCGAGATCCATG GTACACGGCTTCTTACTTGTTGTTGTTTTCTCTCACGCTTCTTCAGTACTTTGTGACTTCTGGCTCTTCACCTGG GTATGTAATTGATGCAATGAGGGAGGTTTGCGGGAATGATGCAATTTACAGAAATGCACCTACCACCTCAAT AAAAAATGGGAGCTTTGTTATTAATGTGGAAGGAGAATCAGCTTCAGGTGGTGGTGGTAGTAGTAGAAAGACTCCAACTTCCTCCTGGGCCAAGATGGTTCTTGACTTGTACCCTCCAGGGACATCCTTAAG AAATTTGACTTGCGGCTATTGTCATGTGGAGCAG CCTCCACGAGCCAAGCATTGTCATGATTGTGATAGATGTGTTCTTCAGTTTGATCATCACTGTGTTTGGCTGGGAACATGTGTAGGCCAGAAAAACCATTGTAAATTCTG GTGGTACATATGTGAAGAGAGTGCTCTATGCATCTGGACACTCATCATGTACATTGACTACCTCAGTAACGTAGCCAAGCCTTG GTGGAAGAATGCAATTATCATACTACTGCTTGCCGTCTTGGTGATCTCCATGATATTTGTGCTGCTTCTATTGCTTTTTCACAG CTACCTCATTCTAACGAATCAGAGCACTTATGAACTTGTGAGACGAAAACGTATTCCCTACATGAG GAATATTCCGGAACGAGTGCATCCATTTAGCAGAGGCATAAAGAGGAATCTACACAACGTCTGTTGCGGCAACGATACTCTAGACTCACTGCCCACCGCATTCGAACTCGAGGATAAAGCAAGACCCTACACTTGCTTAGATATGTTGAAATGTCGTTGttgctaa
- the LOC108806259 gene encoding protein S-acyltransferase 10 isoform X1 codes for MGVCCPILRPWDRTRDSYLLSIPCLSDPVKRSSLLMKLGLVAIHLVFIGFLFVCDADFIDKTKRDPWYTASYLLLFSLTLLQYFVTSGSSPGYVIDAMREVCGNDAIYRNAPTTSIQHGSRKNGSFVINVEGESASGGGGSSRKTPTSSWAKMVLDLYPPGTSLRNLTCGYCHVEQPPRAKHCHDCDRCVLQFDHHCVWLGTCVGQKNHCKFWWYICEESALCIWTLIMYIDYLSNVAKPWWKNAIIILLLAVLVISMIFVLLLLLFHSYLILTNQSTYELVRRKRIPYMRNIPERVHPFSRGIKRNLHNVCCGNDTLDSLPTAFELEDKARPYTCLDMLKCRCC; via the exons ATGGGCGTGTGCTGTCCTATTCTCCGACCCTGGGATCGAACCCGAGACAGCTATCTCCTTAGCATCCCTTGTCTCTCTGATCCTG tgAAAAGATCTTCTCTGTTAATGAAACTGGGACTAGTAGCTATACACCTCGTCTTCATCGGCTTCCTCTTCGTTTGCGATGCTGACTTCATCGACAAAACTAAGCGAGATCCATG GTACACGGCTTCTTACTTGTTGTTGTTTTCTCTCACGCTTCTTCAGTACTTTGTGACTTCTGGCTCTTCACCTGG GTATGTAATTGATGCAATGAGGGAGGTTTGCGGGAATGATGCAATTTACAGAAATGCACCTACCACCTCAAT ACAACATGGTTCCAGAAAAAATGGGAGCTTTGTTATTAATGTGGAAGGAGAATCAGCTTCAGGTGGTGGTGGTAGTAGTAGAAAGACTCCAACTTCCTCCTGGGCCAAGATGGTTCTTGACTTGTACCCTCCAGGGACATCCTTAAG AAATTTGACTTGCGGCTATTGTCATGTGGAGCAG CCTCCACGAGCCAAGCATTGTCATGATTGTGATAGATGTGTTCTTCAGTTTGATCATCACTGTGTTTGGCTGGGAACATGTGTAGGCCAGAAAAACCATTGTAAATTCTG GTGGTACATATGTGAAGAGAGTGCTCTATGCATCTGGACACTCATCATGTACATTGACTACCTCAGTAACGTAGCCAAGCCTTG GTGGAAGAATGCAATTATCATACTACTGCTTGCCGTCTTGGTGATCTCCATGATATTTGTGCTGCTTCTATTGCTTTTTCACAG CTACCTCATTCTAACGAATCAGAGCACTTATGAACTTGTGAGACGAAAACGTATTCCCTACATGAG GAATATTCCGGAACGAGTGCATCCATTTAGCAGAGGCATAAAGAGGAATCTACACAACGTCTGTTGCGGCAACGATACTCTAGACTCACTGCCCACCGCATTCGAACTCGAGGATAAAGCAAGACCCTACACTTGCTTAGATATGTTGAAATGTCGTTGttgctaa
- the LOC108810307 gene encoding protein IQ-DOMAIN 20 — protein MESTSSPSLKVTAFTFIYILRTSLLKKKNSYQSRATGIHNMANSNSKRLFGVVRRKLLRRSPSSITTIRSFIPQTTKEHIAAIKIQAYFRGHLGRRAFRALRSLVKLQAVARGVLVRRQARIALHCMHALARLQVRVRARQILSH, from the exons atgGAGAGCACATCATCTCCATCCCTTAAAGTCACCGccttcacttttatttacattttacgCACGTCTctgcttaaaaaaaaaaactcgtacCAAAGCAGAGCGACAGGTATTCACAATATGGCCAACTCCAACTCGAAAAGATTGTTTGGTGTCGTAAGGAGGAAGCTTCTCCGGCGATCTCCCAGCAGTATCACCACCATTCGCTCATTTATCCCACAAACCACTAAAGAACACATTGCCGCCATTAAAATCCAAGCTTATTTCAGAGGTCACCTG GGAAGGAGAGCATTTAGAGCGTTGAGGAGTCTTGTGAAGCTTCAAGCGGTGGCTAGAGGAGTGCTTGTGAGGAGACAAGCTCGAATAGCATTACATTGTATGCATGCTCTTGCTCGCTTGCAGGTTAGGGTTCGTGCTCGTCAGATTCTCTCCCATTAA